The Plectropomus leopardus isolate mb chromosome 7, YSFRI_Pleo_2.0, whole genome shotgun sequence genome window below encodes:
- the irx2a gene encoding iroquois-class homeodomain protein IRX-2a produces the protein MSYPQGYLYQPPGSLALYSCPAYGASALAAPRNEDLARSSSGSAFSPYPGSAAFSASAGAGFSSPLSYSTDPTTGFPSYMSSPYDAHTSGMAGALSYHPYGSPGYPYQLNDPAYRKNATRDATATLKAWLQEHRKNPYPTKGEKIMLAIITKMTLTQVSTWFANARRRLKKENKMTWAPRNKSEDEDDEDGDAERKDVERSEKTLDNSEASAEDEGISLHVDTLTDHSCSAESDGEKVSCRVGELGPDQTGDKCDEDGEDQNHDPRAPLSPKSVTSSPLTGVEAPLLSHHHHHHHLHHLHHLHSQREDLARSLVNSNNINTNKSSSCLDSRPSSGAPQNPTVKPKLWSLAEIATSDQKQQHQQLGQQPNCPSSSGGLLTPPTSSTTSPAASSPSLYPAPSILGRPIYYTSPFYSNYTNYGNFSPLQGQGILRYTNSSGVSLAAAAAAAAAAAAANEGLSSSHQALEASTNPKHRPDSPLVKSNPNQIVVVEQQQQQQHFRAANLEAKKGT, from the exons ATGTCCTATCCTCAGGGTTACCTCTACCAGCCCCCGGGCTCTCTGGCTCTTTATTCGTGTCCGGCTTACGGGGCCTCGGCTCTGGCTGCCCCGCGGAATGAAGACTTGGCGAGGTCGTCCTCTGGCTCAGCCTTCAGTCCTTACCCTGGATCGGCTGCTTTCTCCGCCTCGGCCGGTGCAGGCTTCTCCAGTCCACTGTCATACTCCACGGATCCAACTACGGGATTCCCATCCTACATG AGCTCTCCATATGACGCGCACACGTCGGGCATGGCCGGGGCATTAAGTTACCACCCATACGGGAGCCCAGGGTACCCCTACCAACTCAACGACCCGGCTTACCGCAAAAACGCCACCAGGGACGCAACGGCCACCCTGAAGGCCTGGCTGCAGGAGCACAGGAAGAACCCGTACCCGACCAAAGGGGAGAAGATCATGCTGGCAATTATCACAAAGATGACCCTGACGCAGGTCTCCACATGGTTCGCCAACGCGAGGCGGAGGCTCAAGAAGGAAAACAAGATGACCTGGGCGCCCAGGAATAAGAGCGAAGACGAGGACGACGAGGACGGGGACGCGGAGAGGAAAGATGTGGAGCGCTCTGAAAAAACGCTGGATAACAGCGAGGCTTCAGCGGAGGATGAAG GTATCAGTTTGCACGTCGACACTCTGACGGACCACTCCTGCTCGGCGGAGTCTGACGGGGAGAAGGTCAGCTGTCGCGTGGGGGAGCTGGGCCCAGACCAGACCGGCGACAAGTGCGACGAGGACGGCGAGGACCAGAACCACGACCCGCGGGCTCCACTCTCACCCAAATCCGTTACATCGTCGCCCCTGACGGGAGTAGAAGCTCCTCTCCTCagtcatcaccatcaccaccaccacctccatcACCTCCACCATCTCCACAGCCAACGCGAGGATTTGGCCCGGAGCCTCGTCAATAGCAACAATATTAATACCAATAAATCGTCCTCATGCCTTGATAGCAGACCTTCATCGGGGGCGCCTCAGAACCCTACAGTCAAGCCCAAATTGTGGTCGCTGGCGGAAATTGCTACCTCGGACCAAAAGCAGCAACATCAGCAACTGGGGCAGCAACCAAATTGCCCCTCCTCCAGCGGTGGCCTCCTCACCCCCCCTACGTCTTCCACCACCTCCCCGGCTGCCAGTTCCCCCTCCCTCTACCCGGCCCCCTCCATCCTTGGAAGACCTATTTATTACACTTCTCCCTTTTATAGCAATTACACAAACTATGGCAACTTCAGCCCCCTGCAGGGCCAAGGGATCCTGCGGTATACTAATTCATCTGGAGTGAGTCTggctgctgccgccgccgccgccgccgctgctgctgctgcaaacgAGGGTCTGAGCTCCTCTCACCAGGCTCTGGAGGCGAGCACAAACCCCAAACACAGGCCAGACTCTCCCCTCGTTAAAAGTAACCCCAACCAGATTGTTGTTgtcgagcagcagcagcaacaacagcatttCAGAGCCGCAAATTTAGAAGCAAAGAAAGGTacgtaa